DNA sequence from the uncultured Ilyobacter sp. genome:
AGCCTAAGTGTAAATGTTACACTTAGACCTTGGTTAAAATGTTATGTATGAACTTAAGAAAACTGTCCAATTTATTGCAGCTTACCCACATTGCAACTCTTTGTGAAATTGTACTTGCAAGCAACCTCTTTTACATTTTGGGGCTAAAACTCTTTCCATAAAAATGCTGATGCTCTTTTCCCAATTACCAGATCATCAAAGACAAGTTCTGCTTTAAAGTTATTAGCAGTTGCTATACCAAAACATACATGAAGTGGTAACAGATGTTCTTCTCTTGGGTGACAAAACCTCCCTGATGGAGTCTTTTCCCATTCGCTCAATCTTCTTTCCCTCTCATTTTCACTTATATTTTCATCTGTACATGTTTCTATAAGCCAGTTATTGAATTCAATTGCTTTTTGATCTGCTTCAGATGATTTATGGAAGAATTCTCTCATATTATGAAAAGACAAGCCTGAACCAACAACTAAGATATTCTTTTCCATAAGTTTTGCGAGGGCTTTTCCTAATGCTATGTGTTCTCGTGGTTCGAGGCTTTTTAATTGAGATATTTGAATACAAGGAATATTGGCATCAGGATACATAAGCATCAATGGGATAAATAGACCGTGATCATAACCCCTTTTATCATCTTTTTTCGCCAGAATACCATTTTCATTAAATGCACCTAAGACTTCCTTTGCCAACTCAGGATTTCCTGGAGCATTATATTTTATTTTATAAGACTCCTCAGGGAAACCAGAGTAATCATAGATCATTTTAGGATGTTCAGCACCTGTAATTGTTGCTATTCTTTCCTCCCAATGAGCACTGATTACGACGATCGCTGATGGTTTCCTTAGCTTATTAGAGATTGTTTTCATAAATTCAATCAACTCTGCATGATTTGGATCACCTAGCAACGGCATAGGACCTCCCCCATGTGGGAGATATAATATTTGTCCCGGATTTTGACTCATATTAACCACTCCTTTATTAATTTGTATTTAAAACTCTTCTGTTAGTTTTTTCGCTTCTTTGTATTTTTTTTCAAGCATTTCATTTAATTGTTCCGGAGAAAAAACTCCAGTTTGTTCAAATGCAAAAGTATTAAAATCTTGTATTCCCATAAAGCCTAAAATAGTTCTGAGGTACCTGTCTCCCATTTCAAAGTCCGCTCCAGGTCCTTCGGAATACAAGCCCCCTCTTGCAGTAATATGTAAGGCTTTTTTATTTTCAAGTAAACCAACAGGACCCTCTTCAGTATATTTAAAAGTCTTTCCTGCTACCACAATGTGATCGATATATGTTTTCAGAATAGATGGTATAGATAAATTCCACATTGGTGCTACAATTACGTATTTATCATACTCCATGAATTCCTCTACATATTTTGTCAATTCATTTGATTCAGGTGAAAATACTATTCCTATTCTTTCATGGTCAAGGTGTGCTAAATCTTCTTGATAGAGATCTATTTCTTTAACATGAGCATTGGGATTTTTGACCTTGTAATCCTCGATAAATTTTCTACCTAATTTTAATGAATATGAATCATTTTCTTCTTTAAAATTTGCTTTGATATAAAGTATTTTTTCCATTTTATTTCCTCCTTCAAGTTTAAAGTTTTCTGATAATTTTATCTATAATAACTGTTTAGGTAATATCTTCCCAGTTTAAACATCTTTTTATATCTAGTTAGATGTATATTTGGTGAAGAATAGGGGACTATGATTTCCCCCATTTTTTTAGCAATTCAATTAATATTTTTTTTTCATCTTCTGAAAGCATCTCTGTTATTTTTGAAATATTATCAACATGTTTTGGAAACACTCTATCCATTATTTTTCTGCCATCACTGGTAATTTTTACATAGGTTACCCTTTTATCCAAACTGCATTTTTCTTTCTTTACAAGACCTTGTCTTTCTAGGTTATTAACAACAACATTAATATTTCCTATGCTGGATAGAGTTTTTTCTATTATATCCCCAACTTTTAAATCTCCCTTATGATACAGTATTTCTAGGACTGAAAACTGTGGCACAGTAAGATTTGTATCCTCTTGCATAGAATGACGGTCTTTCTTGGTAATAGTTTGATAGCACCTTTCAAGAACTATAATTAACTTTAAATTTAAATCATTATATTCTCCATAACTTTTCATACCATAATTATATATCTAATTAGATGTATTTTCAACTTTTTTTTATTTTTTCTTTAAAAGTGTCTTAGATTTTCCATAAGATAAAGTATCCTAACTGGGCACTCTTTCTTACATTTTCCACAAGTAATACATTTAATTAGTAGTAATTTAAATGCATATTATGTTGAATTTTAAAAATCTAATTAGACAATTATTATAATTAACATTATAATAATTTGACTTATAATAATAGTGATTATATAATTTCCTTAAGAGGTGATTTTTATGAAATTTATAAATAGGAAAAAAGAAATGCAAACCTTAGAAAAAGAATTTTCTAAAGAGAATAGTTTTACAGTTATATATGGAAGACGTAGAACAGGAAAGACAACTCTTATTAAAGAGTTTATAAAAAATAAAAATGCATTTTATTTTTTTGCAGATAAACAAAATGAAAAAATACAAATAGAGAGATTTAAATACCAAATGTCAGATCACTTTAATGATGAATTTCTTCAAAATATAGAGCTTAAAAACTGGGATGGTATATTTGATTATCTTATCTCTAAATCTTCATCACAAGAGAAGCTAGTTCTTGTAATAGATGAATTTCAATATTTATGTATGGTAAACAAAGAGTTTTCATCCATATTTCAGAGAATTTACGATGAAAAACTTAAGGATAGCAATATTATGTTAATTCTTTGTGGGTCATTGATTAGTATGATGTATTCTCAGGTATTGGCTTATGACAGTCCTCTTTATGGCAGGAGAACTTCTCAGATTAGGTTAAAGCCTATAGAATTTGAATACTATAATGAGTTTTTTGAAAATAAAAATCAAAGAGAGCTAATTGAATATTATAGTGTTACAGGTGGGATTCCAAAGTATATACAAGAATTTAATAAGGAAGAAAGTATTTTATGGAACATAGAAAACAATATCTTTAATAATAATAACTTTCTATATTCTGAGCCAAAATTTCTTCTTCAAGAAGAGATTTCTGATTTATCAAGATATTTTTCGATACTCCAAGCTATATCAAATGGTGATACTAAAATGTCAGCAATAGCATCAAGACTTAGTTTGAATTCTAGTAGTTTAACTCCTTATATTTCAAAATTAATAGAGCTAGATATACTGAAAAGAGAGATTCCGGTTACAGAGAATATAAATAATAGTAAAAAGACTTTATACTATATAAAAGATAATTATCTGGCATTTTGGTTTAATTATGTTTATCCATATCAGAGTTATCTCGAGATAGATAATCTGAGATTTCCAATGGAAAAATTAAAGTCTAATTTTAATTTATGGATTTCTAAAGCCTATGAAAGACTATGTCTGGATAGTATATTAAAAGATGAAAAAATACCATTTCCTCTTATGAAAACTGGCAGATGGTGGGACAAAAATGATGAGATAGATGTAGTAGGACTTGGTGAAGATAAAATAATTTTTGGAGAATGTAAATGGTCAGAAAAACATGTAGGACTTAATGTTTTATATCAATTAAAAGAAAAATCAAAGAAAGTTAAATGGAAAAATGGAATTAGAGAGGAATTCTTTATTCTATATTCTAAGTCAGGTTTTGGCGATGATCTTATAAAATTAGCAAAAGAAGATAGTAAAATTATTCTAAATGATTTTTAGTTGTTAAAATGGTGATTATACATAGCTGAAAGAAAAAGCAGGAGTGTTTTAAATTATAAACATTTAAAATAATCAAACGGAATATAACTCCCATAGGATTAAACATTTTTCAAAGTATCTTTTTTGTATTTAAAACCAAAGTATTATTACATTTAGATCTTAGTTTAAAAATTATATTAAAAAAATCACTGAAAAAAATAGGTGTTGTAACATTGATCACAGATAGTTGTGCTCAAATGTAGTAAACTATTATTAAATTAAGGACTATAAAAATTTTATGAAATAGAAATAATATTTTTAGAAAATTTAAATAATGTTAATTTATATTTAGATCAGATGTGTTACTTTACACTTTAATTAATATAAACAAAATTAAAAAAGGGTGGTAAGAAAAGATGAGCTGTAATAATGAAAGATGTACTTGTCCTAATATCAAATGTATTCGTCATGGTAAATGCTGTGAATGCATAAATCATCATATGGAAAATGGAGTTACTGTTCACTGTATGAAAGATAGTGACCCTTCATATTGGAAAAATGTCAAAAAATAGTTGGTTCTACTTTAAAATTTTTGTAAAATTCCAGATTAATTTAGAATCAAATTAAATTTTTCTGGGGGTTTTTTCTATGAAAATAAATAATCTAATTAGACCATATATTTTAAAACAAGTAGATTGATAGTAACAGAGACGTTGAAATTAGAAGGAGTGAAAAAATGAGCAATTTATTATTATATTTATATATCTTAGGAATATTTTTAGTGGGGATAGGATCGTATAAAAAAATTAAAGGAACTAAAGATTTCTATGTTGCAGGTGGGAACGCTGGAGTTGTTCCTATTACAGGTAGTTTACTCGCAACTATATTAGGGAGTTCTGCTATTATAGGAAGTGTCAACTTTTCTACTAGAAATGGATGGGCAGGTTCGTGGTTTATGATTTGTGCTGCTTTGGGTTTAGGTGTATTATATTTTCTTTTAGAAAGATTAAAAACATTTAAAGGATATAATCTCCCTGAATTATTAGGTAGTTTTTATGGCATAGAAGTTAATAAAATTGCTTCATTTGTTATTCCTATTGCATGGACAGGGATAGTAGCATCTCAAATAATGGGTGCAGCGATGATTATATCTAAGATGACAAGTATCACCTATACAAATGGAATTTGGATTAGTGGCTTGGTTTTCATTGCTTATACTTGTTTAGGTGGACAGTTCTCTATAATAAAAACAGATTTTATCCAATTTTTATTTATAATTTTGGGCTTACTTTTCTGTTTTATCTATACAAATCTCAACTATGATTTAAGCGATGCTTTACCTTTAATAAGTTATAAATTTGGGTATAAAGAATTAATTGTTATGTTACTAACGTATTCAACCACCTTTTTTGTAGGACCAGATATTTACTCTAGAATATTTTGTGCAAAAGACACGAAAACAGCAAAAAAAGCAATAATACTATCTATTATAATTTTATTGCCCCTATCATATATACTCTCTTCCCTGGGAATACATGCTTCAGCTCTTATTGGAGACAGATCTGTAGATTCGTCATTGATTTTCCTAATAGAAGAAATTTTACCAAATTCTATAGCGGTACTTATGTATTTTTGCCTTTTATCAGCAGTGATATCATCAGCAGATACCACTTTATTAACAGCATCATCTATGCTGACGCAAATATTTATTGGAGATTTAAAGAATAAGAGAAGTATTGCTATAACAAGGGTTTTTATTATAGTTTTGGGAATTATTTCAATATATATAGCTCTTAAAATGAAATTTATTCTTTCATCAATATTTTTAGCTTTTTCAATATATTCTGGTGCATTTATTATACCAACTTTTTTAGGCATATTAGGGTATCGAGCTTCTAAAGAATATATTATTTTAGCTATTTTTGCTGGTGGAGGACTTGCATTGTTTGGGAAAATTTATGGAGGACAAAATGGGAATATATATATAATACTTGCCTTTATTTTAAATGCTTTTATATTGTACATCCCTTATTTTTTTAAGAAAAGCAAGGAAGAAATAAGTTGGTAAAAAATATTATATTTATTCAAATATTTTATTTAAAATAGACCTCGACTTGAGATGCTTTTAATGATAAGAATCTGATTTATGGGAATATGTTTCTGTAGCATATGTGCTATCTCCTTTTAGGGGATTTGTTTTGGCCGACAAATTAGGTCGCATATGCTATTTTTTTCTGATTTAATTACACAATTCATGTTCACTTTCAATAAAATTATACATCTTTAATATACTATAGAATTGGTCTTAATTAAAAAGCCTAAGTGCAGATATTACACTTAGACCTAGGTTAAAATATAGAAAAAAATCTCCCTAATGAATAGAATATATATTTGGTGACCAGGGAGAGCCTACCAAATTTTTTAGTAAATTTATATATTGGACCAGTAAGCTGCTATTTTAGTATAATTTCTCTTCATATCAGTTGTATCGTTGCCACTCCAATTAGCTGCTAGTTCAGAATAACTTCTGCCATTTAGTTGTTCTCCATTCTTGCTCCAGTGAGCTGCTGTTTCAGCATAAGTTTTGTCAGTTATATCTGAATTAATACTCCAATCGGCTGCTATTGCAGAGTAATTTTTATTATTATTGATCCTTACAAAATTACTTGCAAATAAAGTATTCGTACCAAATATTAATAAACCTAATGTAGCTAATATAAATTTTGATTTTTTAATTGATAATTTCATATTTTCTCCTTTTTTTTAAATATATATATACTAAGCCTTATGTCAAGGTAAGTTATTTTCTATGCTAAATATTATTGATATTATAAACATTTATCGCAAACACCTTTATAATAAAAGTGTTGTTCATTTATCTGGAATTTTTTCAATGATTCAATTTCAGAAATTGAATTTTTAATCTTAATATCATAAATAGTTCCGCATTTCTCACATTTTAAATGTCCGTGTGTGTTCATATGGCTATCGTATCTTGTTTCATTTTCCTCGATTATAATAACATTAGCAATTTTCTTCTCAACAAATAAATTGAGAGTGTTGTAAACTGTTGTTTTAGAAAGTGTTGGAATATCATTTACCAATTCTTTATAGATCATTTCAACTGTTGGATGGTTTTCTTTAGCTGCTAAATATTCAAAAATTTTTATTCTTTGAAAAGAAGGCTTAACTCCGTTTTTTTTTTAATGACCGATGACATCGTTCATATTTAACCTCCTTTTGTTTTGGCTGAAGAGATAGCTCATGCTATCTCTTCAGTCAGTTTAATTACTTCTTGAAATATCTTTCTAAAAGGCCTAAAAATGCTCTACCATGTCTAGCTTCATCTTTTGCCATCTCGTGTACTGTATCGTGGATAGCATCAAATCCTAGCTGCTTAGCTCTCTTGGCAATATCAAATTTTCCTGCAGTAGCACCGTATTCTGCTTCTACTCTCTTACTTAGGTTCTCTTCAGTTGATGCAGATACGCACTCACCTAATAGTTCAGCAAACTTTGCAGCGTGCTCAGCTTCCTCAAATGCTATTCTCTTGTAGGCCTCTGCTACTTCTGGGTATCCCTCTCTGTCTGCTACTCTTGACATTGCAAGATACATACCTACTTCAGTGCATTCCCCTTCAAAATTGGCTCTTAATCCTGCGATTATCTCTTCGTCACCACAGGCTAATCCTTCTCCAACAATGTGCTCTGTAGCCCATACTCTTTTTTCATCAGCTTTTATTTCCTCAAACTTATCTGATCCTGCCTTACATACAGGACAAACTTCAACTCCTGCTTCAATAATCTCCCCGCATACTGTACATCTAAATTTCATTAACCTACCTCCAAATTTAATATTTTTTTTATTCAAGTCGATTGTTTCAATCTCTTTTTTGTAACCGTTACAACTCTGTGAACAAAGTAAATATATCACTATTTAAAATTTATGTCAATGGTTTTTTATTAAAATTTTATATATGAGTGATAAATTAAATTTGATAGTAAGTAATATAACAAAAAATGGGATCTAATCGATCCCATTTAACGTATAGCGTATCCTTTTTAGAGAAATATCATCTTTTGAATCTTTCCCTCATAATTTCAATATTAGAATGGTAATATTTTTGGACAATTTTTTAAGGTTTACTTGACTAGAGTTCTATACCGCAATGAAGAATCAATTTAATAGTGGAAGTGAGGAAAATAAATCTATAATTGTAAAAATAAAAAACTGAATATTACATTCAATAAAATTGAGGGCGACTCTTTTGGGTCAGCCTATTTTTGTGTTTAAAATTCAGAGATTATTACACTTAGACCCTGATTATATTGTACCTTAATAAAAAGATAATATGAAACGACATTATCATGACACCTCTATATAATATTATTTTTTAGGATGGAGATGTTAAATATGTTAGAAGTTTTAGGAACGATATTATCAACGACAACGGTAATAATATTTTTATTGAACTTAAATTTAAAATATAAAAATAATCAGAATTGAAAGTAGCCATTATGAAATGAAGAAGCTCTTTTGTAAATATTATAAAAAAAAGAGTGATCATAAAAAACTAAGTTTAATATAATTCTCAAGGAGGTAAGAAATGAAAAATGTAAGAAGAATGTATTGGCCGGCATTAAATTTGGTAGGACCTGGGGCTATTAAAGAGGTGGGATTAGAAATCAAAAACCTTGGATTGAAAAAGGCTTTAATTGTTTCAGATAAGGTTTTAAATAGTTTAGGAATTGTGAAGAAATTAACAGATGTTTTAGAAGAGAATGATGTTAAGTTTGCAATATATGATGATGTTCAGCAAAATCCTACAATGAAAAATTGTCATGATGGATTGCAAAAATTTAATGATGAAAAATGTGATTTAATTATATCACTTGGAGGAGGTTCTCCTCAAGACTGTGCTAAAGCAGTTGGGATTTTGAAAACAAATGGAGGGAAAATAAGAGATTATGAAGGTATAGGTATATCAAAAAAGAAATCTGTACCTATTGTAGCTATAAATACAACTGCAGGAACAGCATCGGAAGTTACTGTTAACTATGTAATAACTGATGAAGAAAGATATATAAAAATGGTAATGGTAGATCCTAACTGTTTAGCTACTATTTCCGTAAATGATTCTGAGCTCATGATTGATAAACCTGCAGCTTTGACAGCGGCAACAGGTATGGATGCTCTTACACATGCTATGGAAGCTTATATAACAGCAGGGGCATTTAGATTATCCGATACTTTAGCTCTTGAATCTATAAAACTTATAGGAGAATCTCTGGAGAATGCCGTAAAAGATGGAACAGATATAGAGGCTAGATCAAAAATGGCTTGGGCTTCATATGTTGCAGGATTATCCTTCTCAAATGCAGGACTTGGAATAGTACACTCTATGGCTCATCAATTAGGGTCTGAGTATAACTTACCACATGGAGTAGCTAATGCTGTCTTATTACCTCATGTAGAGGAATACAATATGGATGCATGTGGGGAAAAATTTAGGGACATAGCTGAAGCTCTCGGGGTTTCAACAGGTAGCATGTCAACTACTGAGGCTAATAATGCTGCAATTACTGCTATAAAATCACTATCAAAAAGAATCGGAATTCCTAGTGGTCTGGAAGAACTAGGTGTAAAAGAGGAGGACTTTGGAAAACTAGCTGACCAGGCATTAGCAGATGCTTGTACAGGAGGGAATCCTAAACAAGTAACAAAAGAAGATATAATAAATATTTATAAAAAAGCAATGTAATCTATAAGAGTACTGATTTTTCTAATGCTACTTGTAAATTTAATTCCTAGACATTGATGGGGGTTCCATGCGGAGCCCCTTTTGTATTCAAAAAACTAAAAAAACTAAATATAATATCCAGTATATTTCAAGGTCTCTATATGGAGACCTTTTTTGCTTCTTTAATTTTGGGCTTATATATTATTAAAAATAAGGAATTATATTTTAAACTTTTGGAAGAGGTTGCAACAAAAGAAAATTAGGAGGAATGGATTCTATACATTTTAAGGGCTGTGAAAGTTACCGCTAGGGATACTCTAGAAATAAGACGTAAAGTTAATATCTTTGATGGTCAAGTACTAATTTCAGTAGCAATTGAAGATGTTGAAGATTTAATAGAAGATTTAGATCAAGGACTTAAACCTATTAAATAATGGGCTGATCTAACACTTTTTATTTTCGAAAGAACTACTTTAGAATTAATCTAAATCTCTTTGCACAAAGTATAAGACCAATTGTGGTAATATATTGCTGTAAGGGGGTGTTTTTTATGAAAAGAAAATAATGTTCAAAAAATTACAATGAACAGAAAATATATTTAAAAGAATCAAAGGGGGGAATAATGTCTAATTTGGTAGAAATAAGATGGCATGGGAGAGGGGGCCAAGGCGCCAAGACAGCATCGCTTCTTTTGGCAGATGCGGCCTTTACAATTGGGAAATTTGTACAGGGATTTCCAGAATACGGTCCTGAGAGGATGGGGGCACCGATAACTGCATATAACAGGATAAGTGGTGAAAAAATAAGAGTTCACTCGAATATTTATGAGCCTGACTTTGTAGTTGTAGTAGATGACACTCTTTTAAGTGCCGTTGACGTTACAAAAGGGCTCAAGAAAGAAGGGGCAATTATAATAAATACGTCAAAACCTCAGAAAGAGATTTTAAGTAAACTAAAAAGATATGATGGAAATATATTTTTGTGTGACGCAAGAAAAATCTCAGAGGAATCTCTTGGAAAAAATTTCCCCAATACCCCTATGCTTGGAGCTGTTGTAAAGGTAAGTGGTATTATGAGTGAAGAGGAGTTTTTGGGAGCTATGGAGGAATCTTTTAAGCATAAGTTTGCTTCAAAACCTGAATTTATAAAAGGAAATATGAAAGCGTTGAAAGTTTCCATGGGAGAGGTGAAGATCTGTGAGAAATAAAAAAGGAATGATAATAGACGAAAATATTAAATGGCAGGACATAACTCCAGGGGGAATAATCTATGGTGGTGGAACTTCTGAAGCTGTAAATACAGGGGATTGGAGAACTAAAAAACCAGTTTTTATAGAGGATAAATGCAAACAGTGTCTGCTTTGTGCACCTGTATGCCCAGACATGTCTATTCCAGTAAAGGATGGCAAAAGAGCTGACTTTAATTATTATTTTTGTAAGGGTTGCGGAATATGTTACGAAGTATGTCCTTTTGATGCAATAAAAATGGAGAATGAATAGGGAGGTAAAATCAGATGGCAATAAAAGAAAGAATGTCAGGAAACGAATCAATAGCTATAGCAATGAGGCAGATAAATCCTGATGTATTACCTGCCTTTCCAATAACTCCGTCTACAGAAATTCCACAGTATTTTTCAAAGTATGTGGCAGATGGATTGGTGCAAACAGAATTTATACCTGTAGAGTCAGAACACAGTGCTATGTCAGCAGCAATAGGGTCTCAGGCAGCAGGAGCAAGAACTACATCGGCAACATCATCAGCCGGTCTTGCCCTTATGTGGGAGATGCTCCATGTAGCTGCTTCCTGTAAATTACCAATAACACTTGCATGTGTAAACAGAGCTCTTACCGGTCCAATTAATATAAATGCAGATCACAGTGACTCTATGGGAGCTAGAGACACAGGGTGGATTCAAATATATAGTGAAACAAATCAAGAAGCTTATGATAACTATATTCAAGCAGTAAGAATTGCAGAGCACAAAGATGTTATGTTGCCTGCAATGGTGTGCCAGGACGGATTTATAACAAGTCATGCTGTTGAAAATATAGAACTTCTAGAAGATAAAGAAGTAAGGGAGTTTGTAGGAGAATACGCTCCAGAAGATAGTCTCTTAAATCCAGGGTCTCCTATTTCTCATGGCCCTTATGATACGGCAACTTTTTATATGGAACATAAAAGACTTCAGGCAGAGTCTATGAAAAAAGCTAAGAAAGTTATTCTTTCAGTGGCTGAAGAATTTAAAAAAGTTTCAGGAAGAGAGTACGGACTTTTTGAAGAATACAGAATGGAAGATGCAGAATATGCAATGGTTATAATCAACTCATCTGCTGGAACTGCAAAGGTAGCAGTGGATGAGCTTAGAAAAGAGGGTAAAAAAGTAGGACTTATCAAGATAAGGGTATTCAGACCATTCCCGATGGAGGAACTGGCAGAAGCTTTGAAGCATCTTAAGGCTATTGCCGTTATGGATAAAAGTGAAGGGTTTTCTTCAGCGGGGGGACCTATTTTTGCTGAAGTAAGATCGGCAATGTATGACCTATCTGAAAAGCCAAGTGTTGTAAACTACATCTATGGTCTAGGTGGAAGAGATTTCACTGTTGATTCGGCGAAACAGGTGTATGATGAAATCGAAGACATAAAAGGAACATCTATAGATGACATATACAGATACCTTGGTGTAAGAGGATAGGAGGAGAGAAATGGCATATAATTTAAAAGAACAGATGAATAAACCTGAAAGACTTTCAGGAGGGCACAGAATGTGTGCCGGGTGCGGAGCGCCTATAGCAGTAAGAACTATGCTTAGAGCGTTAAAACCAGAAGATAAGGCGACTATTGTTAGTGCAACAAGTTGTTTAGAAGTTTCAACGTTTCTTTATCCGTATACAGCATGGAAGGATTCCTTTATTCATACAGCTTTTGAAAATGCAGGAGCAACAATGAGTGGAGTGGAAGGAGCCTATAATGCCCTTAGAAGGAAGGGAAAATTAGATGAAACCTATAAATTTATTGCGTTTGGTGGAGATGGTGGAACTTATGATATAGGATTCCAGTCACTTTCTGGAGCAATGGAAAGAAATCACGACATGGTGTATGTGTGTTATGACAACGGTGCCTATATGAATACAGGGATCCAAAGATCGTCTGCTACACCTAAGTATGCAGATACCACAACAACTCCAGTAGGATCGGAAAGCTCTGGTAAAATTCAGCCAAGAAAAGATATGGCTGCAATAATGGCTGCTCACAATATTCCTTATGCTGCTCAGACTACTTTTATGGGAAATATGAAAGATATGCATGAAAAGGCAGAAACAGCCATCTATACAAAGGGAGCGGCCTATCTGAATGTAATGGCACCGTGTCCTAGAGGATGGAGGTATGATGAGTCAAAATTAATGGAAATCTGCAAAGCAGCTGTAGATACATGCTATTGGCCTTGTTTTGAGGTTATCAACGGAGAATGGAAACTTTC
Encoded proteins:
- the porA gene encoding pyruvate ferredoxin oxidoreductase — protein: MAIKERMSGNESIAIAMRQINPDVLPAFPITPSTEIPQYFSKYVADGLVQTEFIPVESEHSAMSAAIGSQAAGARTTSATSSAGLALMWEMLHVAASCKLPITLACVNRALTGPININADHSDSMGARDTGWIQIYSETNQEAYDNYIQAVRIAEHKDVMLPAMVCQDGFITSHAVENIELLEDKEVREFVGEYAPEDSLLNPGSPISHGPYDTATFYMEHKRLQAESMKKAKKVILSVAEEFKKVSGREYGLFEEYRMEDAEYAMVIINSSAGTAKVAVDELRKEGKKVGLIKIRVFRPFPMEELAEALKHLKAIAVMDKSEGFSSAGGPIFAEVRSAMYDLSEKPSVVNYIYGLGGRDFTVDSAKQVYDEIEDIKGTSIDDIYRYLGVRG
- a CDS encoding thiamine pyrophosphate-dependent enzyme, producing the protein MAYNLKEQMNKPERLSGGHRMCAGCGAPIAVRTMLRALKPEDKATIVSATSCLEVSTFLYPYTAWKDSFIHTAFENAGATMSGVEGAYNALRRKGKLDETYKFIAFGGDGGTYDIGFQSLSGAMERNHDMVYVCYDNGAYMNTGIQRSSATPKYADTTTTPVGSESSGKIQPRKDMAAIMAAHNIPYAAQTTFMGNMKDMHEKAETAIYTKGAAYLNVMAPCPRGWRYDESKLMEICKAAVDTCYWPCFEVINGEWKLSYRPKEKLPIEEFLKSQGRFKHLFKPENKHLIEEMQKEVDRRWNELLKKCGEEV